One Balaenoptera ricei isolate mBalRic1 chromosome 16, mBalRic1.hap2, whole genome shotgun sequence genomic window carries:
- the MORN4 gene encoding MORN repeat-containing protein 4 has protein sequence MTLTKGSFTYSSGEEYRGEWKEGRRHGFGQLMFADGGTYLGHFENGLFNGFGVLTFSDGSRYEGEFAQGKFNGVGVFIRHDNMTFEGEFKNGRVDGLGLLTFPDGSHGIPRNEGLFENNKLLRREKCSAVVQRAQSASKSARSLTA, from the exons ATGACCCTGACAAAAGGTTCCTTCACCTACTCCAGTGGGGAGGAATATCGTGGCGAGTGGAAGGAGG GCCGCAGACATGGTTTTGGTCAACTGATGTTTGCAGATGGTGGCACCTACCTGGGCCATTTTGAGAATGGGCTCTTTAATGGCTTCGGGGTACTAACCTTCTCAGATGGCTCGAG GTATGAGGGGGAGTTTGCCCAGGGCAAGTTCAACGGCGTCGGAGTCTTCATTCGACATGACAACATGACCTTTGAGGGGGAATTTAAAAACGGCAGAGTGGATGGTTTGG GCCTGCTGACTTTCCCTGATGGTTCTCACGGAATACCCCGCAACGAAGGTCTGTTCGAGAACAACAAGCTTCTGCGGCGCGAGAAGTGCTCGGCGGTGGTTCAGCGGGCCCAGAGCGCCTCCAAGTCAGCCCGGAGCCTCACCGCCTGA